In Thermocrinis minervae, a single genomic region encodes these proteins:
- a CDS encoding YdcF family protein, with protein MIFLVKKLLSFWMFPPGVFILLLLFLSYRLRKDRLSYFLSISLALSLYLLSTEPVKDLLLTPLERSYPVPEKVEADAIVVLGGGSYSTGILKEDSMKRVLAAFVLHKRTNLPLILSGGSAVGNLPEADIMKSFLVELGIDKRKIITDVQSRDTEQNAKMIKEICEKMGYKKVVLVTSAYHMKRAVKEFQREGLEVVPYPTDFKRDLKYNFFSFMPKMGVLYDSYKAIREYVALLFYDLSLP; from the coding sequence ATGATATTTTTGGTAAAAAAGCTTCTATCCTTTTGGATGTTTCCTCCTGGTGTGTTTATCCTTCTGCTCCTATTCCTCTCCTACAGACTAAGGAAAGATAGGCTCTCATACTTTTTAAGCATTAGCTTGGCTCTATCTCTGTATCTTCTGTCCACAGAACCTGTTAAGGACCTTCTTCTCACACCTCTAGAGAGAAGTTATCCAGTACCTGAGAAAGTGGAAGCCGACGCTATAGTGGTCCTGGGAGGGGGATCTTATAGCACTGGAATACTCAAAGAAGACTCTATGAAGAGGGTCCTTGCTGCCTTTGTACTACACAAAAGAACAAACCTTCCCCTAATACTCTCTGGTGGCTCAGCCGTTGGCAACCTGCCCGAAGCAGACATAATGAAATCCTTCCTCGTGGAGCTTGGAATAGACAAAAGGAAGATAATCACAGACGTGCAAAGCAGGGACACGGAGCAGAATGCAAAGATGATAAAGGAGATATGCGAGAAGATGGGCTACAAGAAGGTTGTCCTTGTAACCTCGGCCTACCACATGAAGAGAGCCGTCAAGGAATTCCAAAGAGAAGGCCTCGAAGTGGTACCCTACCCCACAGATTTTAAGAGGGACCTAAAGTACAACTTCTTCAGCTTTATGCCCAAAATGGGTGTTCTTTACGACTCTTACAAAGCAATAAGGGAGTATGTGGCCCTTTTGTTCTATGACCTCTCCTTGCCATAA
- a CDS encoding efflux RND transporter periplasmic adaptor subunit, giving the protein MALMLLLWLVAFAFPQVVKVDKQQLKRLGIQTYELRLSTEQYEIKLPAEAKEYLPESSEVYPPVGGIVREVYVKEGDYVKKGQPLALVYSPQVAELRSQLRMAEVRLKTAEETLKREELLFKEEVIPYARYYSAKVEYDRAKGEYRALMESLRSFGEVKGDNLVVRAPTEGYVVKQEVRKGSSVDLSKRMFLIVSNRKVWVFGYAPYEISRSIRKGMKAYVVVEGTKLEGIVDYVGGYVDQKIKRVPIRALVEQKKSILKPGGMVDLVVVVGQVKGFLVPSEAVQRIEGKSYLFVEVPEGFKLVEVRPIKEVKGKTLVEGPLKEGDRVAMSGLVFLRSVLGR; this is encoded by the coding sequence ATGGCGTTGATGCTTTTGTTATGGCTGGTAGCCTTTGCCTTTCCCCAGGTTGTAAAGGTTGACAAACAGCAATTAAAAAGACTTGGCATCCAAACCTACGAGCTTAGGCTGAGTACAGAGCAATACGAAATAAAGCTTCCCGCAGAGGCCAAAGAGTATCTACCAGAATCATCGGAAGTCTATCCACCCGTAGGAGGTATAGTGAGGGAGGTCTATGTCAAAGAGGGTGATTACGTGAAAAAGGGACAACCTTTGGCCTTGGTATACTCACCGCAGGTAGCAGAGCTAAGAAGCCAGCTGAGGATGGCCGAGGTGAGGCTAAAGACAGCAGAGGAAACCCTAAAGAGGGAAGAGCTCCTCTTTAAGGAAGAGGTAATACCTTATGCACGCTATTACTCGGCCAAAGTGGAGTACGACCGAGCAAAGGGTGAATACAGGGCTCTTATGGAATCTTTGAGATCCTTTGGCGAGGTGAAAGGAGATAATCTCGTGGTCAGAGCACCAACAGAGGGATACGTGGTAAAGCAGGAAGTAAGGAAGGGATCTTCTGTAGACTTGTCTAAACGTATGTTCCTGATAGTGTCCAACAGGAAGGTATGGGTCTTTGGCTACGCTCCTTATGAGATCTCGAGGAGTATAAGAAAGGGTATGAAGGCTTACGTGGTAGTTGAGGGTACTAAATTGGAGGGGATTGTGGATTACGTGGGTGGGTACGTGGATCAGAAGATAAAAAGGGTTCCCATAAGGGCTCTAGTGGAACAGAAGAAAAGCATCCTTAAGCCAGGTGGTATGGTAGACCTTGTCGTAGTGGTGGGTCAGGTGAAGGGTTTCTTGGTGCCTTCTGAGGCTGTACAAAGGATAGAGGGTAAAAGTTACCTGTTTGTTGAAGTTCCAGAAGGCTTTAAGCTCGTTGAGGTAAGACCTATTAAGGAAGTTAAGGGCAAGACGCTCGTTGAGGGACCGCTCAAGGAAGGAGATAGAGTGGCCATGAGCGGCCTGGTGTTCTTAAGGTCAGTGCTGGGAAGATGA
- a CDS encoding efflux RND transporter permease subunit has protein sequence MSAIISYRFFILVLMILLSAYGVYSFLRLPVDTFPDPTPVQVVVYTETPGLSAEETEVLVTRPIESSLSGIRDAQLVRSISLPGLSYVTVFFKDGTDVYQARNLVSQKLSEVQGKLPSGYTPRMGPNTSGLGNVLFYALVDQKGNYTLEDLKTLQIWKVKPMLTSVDGVEDISQWGPEKAYRVSLDPEKMLLLGVTFEDVIKALEEYNQTAGGGFTTGPEGDLVVRGIGRVRSLEDIKNIPVKKGEGYSITLGQVADVYPSELPNRRGAFTYNGQEVQGNIVLKRINVNTMELVEALKQRLKEVQSILPDGVKVDILYDQSYLTQKALQTIEKALLEGVLLVIGVVSLYLWNVRTAILIALSIPLTLTLSFILMEHANISGNLMSFGGLTIGIGLFADASVVVVENIFKHLSERPDKPKHTVILESLREVVRPVAFAVGIIVTVFLPIFSFESVEGKYYKPLALTIIFALISSLLVAFLFMPVLSFYLLKSGKEESLLFAKLRDAYLRLLNRAFAYRKYILVSVVFLFLSSLLLLSRIGTEFTPQLEEGALLVKSFLNPNVTLEEAKRVAKVVEETALKYPEVVRTFSNIGRAEVGEPEDVSYIETFIILKPAEEWKNFKSREEFEQILRKGLEGIPGVEFSFTQPIQMRIDELLSGVKSTLAVKVFGDDLKEINQIAYRVEEIIKGIKGAVDVETEAQSGKLQLRIVPDMEKLQRYDLTTADLMNLVSYALGGKEVGYLQEDSILFPIYLSLKDKDPKSIENLPLLLKDSSIVRLSDVARVEMAEGFLKIRRENGMRFALVQSDVSGRDLGSFVKEVQEKIAKEIKLPQGYFITFGGQFENQQRAMKKLAVVVPITVVLIFFLLLMNYRSVRDALIVMLNVPFATVGGVFALYLSGYNLSLPAAIGFIAVFGIATLNGVVLVSYIRSLVDEGMDVKEAVFLGALRRLRPILITASAASIGIVPMLLSRGVGSEMQKPLAVVVVGGIFTSTILTLIVLPLVYEKFGRSGNQQTYGKERS, from the coding sequence ATGAGTGCAATAATCTCTTACAGGTTCTTCATACTTGTGCTTATGATCCTTTTATCTGCCTACGGAGTTTACAGCTTCCTAAGGCTTCCAGTGGATACCTTTCCAGACCCAACACCCGTTCAGGTAGTCGTCTACACGGAAACGCCAGGACTTTCTGCCGAGGAAACGGAAGTGCTCGTGACAAGACCTATAGAGTCCTCCCTCTCGGGCATAAGGGACGCTCAGCTTGTCAGGTCCATAAGCCTTCCTGGTCTTTCTTACGTTACCGTCTTCTTCAAAGATGGCACAGATGTCTACCAGGCCAGGAACTTGGTATCTCAGAAGCTTTCAGAGGTACAGGGCAAGCTGCCATCAGGGTACACGCCACGCATGGGTCCAAACACCTCAGGTTTGGGAAACGTTCTCTTTTATGCTCTTGTAGATCAAAAAGGAAACTACACCTTAGAGGACCTAAAGACCCTACAAATCTGGAAGGTCAAGCCTATGCTTACATCGGTAGATGGTGTGGAGGACATATCTCAATGGGGTCCCGAAAAGGCCTATAGAGTCTCTTTAGACCCAGAGAAAATGCTACTGCTTGGCGTAACCTTTGAGGATGTTATAAAGGCCCTTGAGGAGTACAATCAGACGGCTGGGGGTGGTTTTACTACAGGTCCTGAGGGTGACCTAGTAGTGAGGGGTATAGGCAGGGTAAGAAGTCTAGAGGACATAAAGAACATACCTGTCAAGAAAGGAGAGGGTTACAGCATAACACTCGGCCAGGTGGCCGACGTTTACCCTTCTGAGCTTCCCAACAGGAGGGGAGCTTTCACTTACAACGGTCAAGAGGTCCAGGGGAACATAGTCCTAAAGCGTATAAACGTAAACACCATGGAGCTAGTTGAAGCTCTCAAACAAAGGCTTAAAGAAGTTCAAAGCATACTGCCAGATGGAGTAAAGGTGGATATACTCTATGACCAATCTTACTTAACCCAAAAAGCCCTCCAGACCATAGAGAAGGCCCTTCTGGAAGGCGTACTTTTGGTGATAGGGGTAGTAAGTCTTTATCTATGGAACGTGAGGACGGCCATACTCATAGCCCTTTCCATACCCCTTACCCTTACCCTTTCCTTCATCTTAATGGAGCACGCTAACATCTCTGGAAACCTTATGTCCTTTGGTGGACTCACCATAGGTATAGGTCTCTTTGCGGACGCAAGTGTGGTAGTAGTGGAGAACATCTTTAAACATCTCTCAGAGAGACCAGACAAGCCAAAGCATACGGTGATACTAGAATCCCTTAGGGAGGTTGTAAGGCCTGTAGCTTTCGCCGTGGGCATTATAGTCACCGTCTTCTTGCCCATCTTTTCCTTTGAGTCGGTAGAAGGAAAGTACTACAAACCTCTGGCCCTGACCATAATATTTGCTCTAATATCTTCCCTCTTAGTGGCCTTTCTCTTCATGCCCGTGCTCTCCTTCTACCTACTGAAGTCAGGAAAGGAGGAGAGCCTTCTTTTCGCAAAGCTAAGAGATGCCTACCTTAGGCTGTTAAACAGAGCCTTCGCTTACAGGAAGTACATCCTTGTTTCAGTGGTGTTTCTCTTCCTCTCGAGCCTTTTGCTGCTTTCCAGGATAGGTACTGAGTTTACACCGCAGCTGGAGGAGGGAGCCCTTCTGGTAAAGTCCTTCCTCAACCCTAACGTGACCCTTGAGGAAGCAAAAAGAGTAGCGAAGGTGGTAGAGGAGACAGCCTTAAAGTATCCTGAGGTGGTGAGGACCTTTTCCAACATAGGAAGGGCTGAGGTGGGCGAGCCGGAGGACGTGAGCTACATAGAGACCTTTATAATCCTAAAGCCTGCCGAAGAGTGGAAGAACTTCAAAAGCAGGGAAGAGTTCGAGCAGATCCTTAGGAAAGGATTGGAGGGAATTCCAGGTGTGGAGTTTAGCTTTACCCAACCCATACAGATGAGGATAGATGAGCTTCTATCAGGCGTGAAGTCCACACTTGCCGTGAAGGTGTTCGGGGATGATCTGAAGGAGATAAACCAGATAGCATACAGGGTGGAGGAGATCATCAAAGGTATAAAAGGTGCCGTTGATGTGGAGACAGAAGCCCAGAGCGGGAAACTTCAACTCAGGATAGTACCAGACATGGAAAAGCTACAAAGGTATGACCTTACCACGGCTGACCTTATGAACCTTGTTTCCTATGCCCTTGGTGGTAAGGAGGTAGGCTATCTGCAAGAAGATTCTATCCTCTTTCCCATATACCTAAGCCTTAAAGATAAGGACCCTAAGAGTATTGAGAACTTGCCCTTGCTTTTGAAGGACTCAAGCATAGTAAGACTTTCGGATGTGGCAAGAGTTGAGATGGCGGAGGGCTTTTTGAAGATAAGAAGGGAAAACGGCATGAGGTTTGCATTAGTACAGTCGGATGTAAGTGGTAGAGACCTTGGCTCTTTCGTGAAGGAGGTCCAAGAGAAAATAGCCAAGGAGATAAAGCTACCACAGGGGTACTTTATAACCTTTGGTGGACAGTTTGAAAACCAGCAGAGGGCTATGAAAAAGCTAGCCGTTGTGGTGCCCATAACTGTGGTCTTAATATTCTTCCTTCTCCTTATGAACTACCGATCCGTTAGAGATGCATTGATCGTTATGCTAAACGTTCCCTTCGCCACAGTAGGAGGAGTTTTTGCCCTTTATCTGTCTGGCTACAACCTTTCCCTACCTGCTGCCATAGGCTTTATAGCTGTCTTTGGTATAGCAACCCTCAACGGTGTGGTGTTAGTCTCCTACATAAGGAGCTTAGTGGATGAAGGTATGGATGTAAAAGAGGCTGTCTTCCTAGGAGCTTTGAGGAGGTTAAGGCCTATACTGATAACTGCAAGCGCCGCTTCCATAGGTATAGTTCCTATGCTTCTTTCCAGGGGTGTGGGTTCCGAGATGCAGAAACCTCTGGCCGTCGTCGTGGTAGGTGGCATATTCACATCCACGATACTTACCCTGATAGTGCTACCTCTGGTGTACGAGAAGTTTGGAAGGTCAGGAAACCAACAAACTTATGGCAAGGAGAGGTCATAG
- a CDS encoding ExbD/TolR family protein — protein sequence MRRRRLSYEERAYIDVVPLVDTLLAVFLFLAILAFQSPMVFLAIKLPFSKEAQKQELTKVLRLEVLKDGTYRYQGNSISLDGIDSLLSSSPADTVVIEADQDVEYKHVVALIDVLKKHQVQNLLLASRKLQ from the coding sequence GTGAGAAGAAGAAGGCTTTCCTATGAGGAAAGAGCTTACATAGACGTAGTTCCTCTGGTAGACACCCTCCTGGCTGTCTTTCTGTTTTTGGCCATACTTGCCTTCCAGTCTCCCATGGTCTTTTTGGCAATAAAGCTGCCCTTTTCAAAAGAAGCACAAAAGCAAGAGCTTACAAAAGTCCTAAGACTTGAAGTACTAAAGGACGGCACGTACAGGTACCAGGGGAACAGTATATCCTTGGATGGAATAGACAGCCTTCTTTCTAGTTCACCGGCGGACACGGTGGTGATAGAGGCGGACCAGGACGTGGAGTACAAACATGTGGTAGCACTCATAGACGTTTTGAAGAAACACCAGGTGCAGAATCTGCTACTAGCCTCAAGAAAGCTTCAATGA